One window of Penaeus chinensis breed Huanghai No. 1 chromosome 3, ASM1920278v2, whole genome shotgun sequence genomic DNA carries:
- the LOC125042929 gene encoding polyprenol reductase-like encodes MSAQWDALLSAAYEWNWCRLMFVFYIVVISLAGTGVNFVASVIPLPDFFLQAFKFGKMAHGRANRFISFFEIPKRWFYHFYVVASVVVTAALVQMGLLYIQGSALPTWEKSLFDILTSPERKPAVTNTAAAIGLVLLALQIYRRLYENLFVSIFSSGHINILHYIVGHTHYLGAVTLLLAEAPGFDGQRFDATFTSVEMHHVLGCILSLAGYVLQFSSLTILASLRKNSGKAAKEKHMMPRGGMFDLLSCPHMFAEVLVYVGITFVVWNHTEWLFVTTWVICNQVQVAMMNHSWYQETFKDYPLKRKAIFPFLL; translated from the exons atgtcAGCCCAGTGGGACGCTCTGCTAAGCGCCGCCTACGAGTGGAATTGGTGTAGATtaatgttcgtgttttatatcgTGGTTATTAGCCTGGCCGGAACGGGGGTGAATTTCGTGGCTTCTGTGATTCCTCTGCCGGATTTTTTCCTGCAGGCTTTCAAGTTCGGCAAAATGGCACACGGGAGAGCTAACAGGTTCATTTCCTTCTTTGAGATCCCCAAGAG ATGGTTCTATCACTTCTATGTTGTTGCAAGTGTTGTAGTGACTGCAGCTCTAGTGCAAATGGGACTTTTGTATATACAAGGAAGTGCCTTACCCACTTGGGAAAAATCACTATTTGATATACTTACATCCCCAGAGAGAAAACCAGCAG TCACCAACACAGCTGCAGCAATAGGACTGGTCTTACTAGCTCTCCAGATATATCGGCGACTGTATGAGAACCTCTTTGTTAGTATTTTCAGCTCAGGCCACATAAATATTCTCCATTACATTGTTGGTCATACACATTATCTTGGTGCTGTGACTTTACTCCTGGCTGAGGCACCTGGCTTTGATGGCCAAA GGTTTGATGCTACATTTACCAGCGTGGAGATGCATCATGTTCTCGGTTGTATATTGAGTTTGGCTGGATACGTTCTTCAGTTCTCCAGTCTTACTATATTGGCTTCACTGAGAAAGAATTCAG GAAAGGCTGCCAAAGAAAAGCACATGATGCCAAGAGGGGGGATGTTTGATCTGCTGTCTTGCCCACACATGTTTGCAGAAGTCCTTGTATATGTAGGAATCACATTTGTTGTGTGGAACCATACAGAGTGGCTTTTTGTCACAACTTGGGTCATTTGTAATCAG GTCCAGGTTGCAATGATGAATCACAGCTGGTATCAGGAAACGTTTAAGGACTATCCTCTAAAGAGAAAagctatctttccctttcttttgtga